The following coding sequences lie in one Vespa velutina chromosome 24, iVesVel2.1, whole genome shotgun sequence genomic window:
- the LOC124957017 gene encoding protein SON-like isoform X1, which produces MDYRQKMVLASQQKFHTDDDDDEDLEALRLAALQSLRTKDTLHNKRQSLTQLQKVVPQVTQIARPSYKPQRLPRRAHFHNRLQQRQNGNLYYQSPRNPNLIAIVPVDEHSELQNIEITTAANVEKTDTHHAGIKVAEESKFHRYKDTGSGSEEDDQKNHTNNLLQLKGESVKTGSIENEDTTKKKETQSEVIDDSQKHEDEEDVNDDDDDILLMADLEEEDSLERLMDEMEREMNVDKPIEKKDKETNKKNNKQCDENVIQETKKNEENGNRKENNNHATSLTINVRCERRSVSPHITSGVSQKRRSLSPKSRSSRKRSPRRSPRRSPLRQIKKSQRELTKYKSPVRRSPHRKLSPRIRSPRLSPHSRSPKLLRSRSPRILSRSRSPPRTIRSPKITSRSPRLTRSRSPIKLSSQSRSRSKSTSPRRLSPSKRISPRSRSPGFSPRRGSPRRMSPPKISPRRSPWSSPRNSPRLSPRRRRSPKVSPKELTRKHGGTCSVSPDNTLNSLYIRESPPMHKRRLSPESYREKTKQKEENSDKIDLSDVKETIDNTVSDPILEARRKKFESTRPIDPVLANKKIKLSNANKKTEVLDRTQTISTKKINKLTDDDHNVRDRDICLDTTYEFEELGDTMENNSPLPISSSINSCINVESSKTEKEKSSKKKKKRDKEIYQVGKLKSELPLSERIGKDKKCKKRKDIIAEVQNEDVDAIFEDIAVDEEGDLRAELSRRRAERLNRSVPIQSARLVQSAFKGVVNEVVKNNAKVNQRHVIKNDEKVNQKDVRRVTVVRSVSELHDSGDESNLDSKVPVRFRLGLNKQIQDTRETKSRKTSKRQNRKVKHKTNLTLTNPENVL; this is translated from the exons ATGGATTATCGCCAAAAG ATGGTTTTGGCTTCACAACAAAAGTTTCATactgatgatgacgacgatgaagaTTTAGAAGCTTTACGTTTAGCTGCATTACAGTCATTAAGGACTAAAGATACTTTGCATAATAAAAGACAATCTTTAACACAATTACAAAAAGTTGTCCCACAAGTGACACAAATTGCACGTCCGTCTTATAAACCACAAAGGTTACCAAGAAGGGCTCATTTCCATAATCGTCTTCAACAAAGACAGAATGGC aatttatattatcaaagcCCTAGAAACCCTAATCTCATAGCTATCGTTCCTGTGGATGAACATTctgaattacaaaatattgaaataacaaCTGCTGCGAATGTAGAAAAGACTGATACTCATCATGCAGGCATAAAAGTAGCAG AAGAATCAAAGTTTCATCGTTATAAAGATACTGGAAGTGGATCTGAGGAAGATGATCAGAAAAATCatacgaataatttattacaattaaaggGAGAGTCTGTTAAAACTGGTAGtatagaaaatgaagatactacaaaaaagaaggagactCAATCAGAAGTTATTGATGACTCGCAAAAGCATGAAGATGAGGAGGATGtcaatgacgatgacgatgatataCTTTTGATGGCTGATCTAGAGGAAGAAGATAGTTTAGAACGATTAATGGATGAGATGGAACGAGAAATGAATGTAGACAAGccaattgaaaagaaagataaagaaacaaataaaaagaataataaacaatgtGATGAGAATGTTAttcaagaaacaaaaaagaatgaagaaaatggTAATAGAAAGGAGAATAACAATCATGCTACGTCACTTACGATAAATGTTAGATGCGAAAGAAGATCTGTATCGCCGCATATAACAAGTGGAGTTTCTCAAAAACGAAGATCTTTATCCCCAAAATCACGAAGTAGTAGAAAAAGATCACCGAGAAGATCTCCACGGAGATCACCGTTAAGGCAAATAAAAAAGTCACAGAGAGAATTAACTAAATATAAATCTCCTGTAAGAAGATCTCCACATAGAAAATTATCACCAAGAATAAGATCACCCAGATTGTCGCCTCATTCCAGATCTCCAAAATTATTAAGATCTAGATCGCCAAGGATATTATCACGTTCAAGATCTCCTCCTAGGACAATTCGTTCTCCTAAAATAACATCGAGATCGCCTAGATTGACACGATCCCGATCACCAATTAAATTGTCATCTCAATCAAGATCACGTTCAAAATCTACTTCACCACGTCGATTATCTCCATCAAAGAGAATATCACCACGATCTCGTTCACCAGGATTTTCTCCTCGTAGAGGATCACCTCGTAGAATGTCACCGCCAAAAATTTCACCAAGAAGATCGCCATGGTCATCTCCTAGAAATTCTCCACGCCTTTCGCCAAGGCGAAGGAGATCACCTAAAGTATCGCCAAAAGAATTAACAAGAAAGCATGGGGGTACGTGCTCAGTGAGCCCTGATAATACATTAAATTCTTTATACATTAGAGAATCACCTCCTATGCATAAACGAAGATTGTCACCTGAATCttatagagaaaaaacaaaacagaaagaggaaaattctGATAAGATTGATTTAAGTGATGTTAAAGAAACGATTGATAATACAGTAAGTGATCCAATTTTGGAAGCACGAAGGAAAAAGTTTGAATCTACAAGACCAATAGATCCTGTACTTGCtaataaaaagatcaaattaAGTAATGCTAATAAAAAGACAGAAGTTTTAGATAGAACTCAAACGATCagcacaaaaaaaattaataagttaaCAGACGATGATCATAAtgttagagatagagatatatgtTTGGATACAACTTATGAATTTGAAGAATTAGGTGAtacaatggaaaataattctcCATTACCTATTAGCAGTTCGATCAATTCCTGTATAAATGTGGAATCTtcaaagacagagaaagagaagtcatctaagaagaagaaaaaacgtgaTAAGGAAATATATCAAgttggaaaattaaaaagtgaaTTGCCTCTGTCTGAACGTattggaaaagataaaaaatgtaagaaaaggaaggatatTATTGCAGAAGTTCAAAATGAGGACGTAGATGCTATATTTGAAGATATTGCTGTAGACGAAGAGGGTGACTTAAGAGCTGAACTTAGTAGAAGACGTGCTGAACGATTAAACAGATCTGTACCAATTCAATCAGCAAGACTTGTACAATCAGCTTTCAAAGGAGTTGTTAATGA AGTTGTGAAAAATAATGCAAAAGTAAATCAGAGGCATGTAATCAAAAACGATGAGAAag ttAATCAAAAGGACGTCAGACGAGTTACTGTTGTTAGATCAGTTTCCGAATTACATGATTCCGGAG ATGAAAGCAATCTTGATTCAAAGGTCCCTGTACGTTTCAGGCTAGGccttaataaacaaattcaagacacaagagaaacaaaatcaCGGAAAACCTCAAAAAGACAGAATCGCAAGGTAAAGCACAAAACTAATTTGACTTTAACCAATCCAGAAAATGTTTTGTAG
- the LOC124957017 gene encoding protein SON-like isoform X2, with protein sequence MDYRQKMVLASQQKFHTDDDDDEDLEALRLAALQSLRTKDTLHNKRQSLTQLQKVVPQVTQIARPSYKPQRLPRRAHFHNRLQQRQNGNLYYQSPRNPNLIAIVPVDEHSELQNIEITTAANVEKTDTHHAGIKVAEESKFHRYKDTGSGSEEDDQKNHTNNLLQLKGESVKTGSIENEDTTKKKETQSEVIDDSQKHEDEEDVNDDDDDILLMADLEEEDSLERLMDEMEREMNVDKPIEKKDKETNKKNNKQCDENVIQETKKNEENGNRKENNNHATSLTINVRCERRSVSPHITSGVSQKRRSLSPKSRSSRKRSPRRSPRRSPLRQIKKSQRELTKYKSPVRRSPHRKLSPRIRSPRLSPHSRSPKLLRSRSPRILSRSRSPPRTIRSPKITSRSPRLTRSRSPIKLSSQSRSRSKSTSPRRLSPSKRISPRSRSPGFSPRRGSPRRMSPPKISPRRSPWSSPRNSPRLSPRRRRSPKVSPKELTRKHGGTCSVSPDNTLNSLYIRESPPMHKRRLSPESYREKTKQKEENSDKIDLSDVKETIDNTVSDPILEARRKKFESTRPIDPVLANKKIKLSNANKKTEVLDRTQTISTKKINKLTDDDHNVRDRDICLDTTYEFEELGDTMENNSPLPISSSINSCINVESSKTEKEKSSKKKKKRDKEIYQVGKLKSELPLSERIGKDKKCKKRKDIIAEVQNEDVDAIFEDIAVDEEGDLRAELSRRRAERLNRSVPIQSARLVQSAFKGVVNEVVKNNAKVNQRHVIKNDEKVNQKDVRRVTVVRSVSELHDSGDESNLDSKVPVRFRLGLNKQIQDTRETKSRKTSKRQNRKE encoded by the exons ATGGATTATCGCCAAAAG ATGGTTTTGGCTTCACAACAAAAGTTTCATactgatgatgacgacgatgaagaTTTAGAAGCTTTACGTTTAGCTGCATTACAGTCATTAAGGACTAAAGATACTTTGCATAATAAAAGACAATCTTTAACACAATTACAAAAAGTTGTCCCACAAGTGACACAAATTGCACGTCCGTCTTATAAACCACAAAGGTTACCAAGAAGGGCTCATTTCCATAATCGTCTTCAACAAAGACAGAATGGC aatttatattatcaaagcCCTAGAAACCCTAATCTCATAGCTATCGTTCCTGTGGATGAACATTctgaattacaaaatattgaaataacaaCTGCTGCGAATGTAGAAAAGACTGATACTCATCATGCAGGCATAAAAGTAGCAG AAGAATCAAAGTTTCATCGTTATAAAGATACTGGAAGTGGATCTGAGGAAGATGATCAGAAAAATCatacgaataatttattacaattaaaggGAGAGTCTGTTAAAACTGGTAGtatagaaaatgaagatactacaaaaaagaaggagactCAATCAGAAGTTATTGATGACTCGCAAAAGCATGAAGATGAGGAGGATGtcaatgacgatgacgatgatataCTTTTGATGGCTGATCTAGAGGAAGAAGATAGTTTAGAACGATTAATGGATGAGATGGAACGAGAAATGAATGTAGACAAGccaattgaaaagaaagataaagaaacaaataaaaagaataataaacaatgtGATGAGAATGTTAttcaagaaacaaaaaagaatgaagaaaatggTAATAGAAAGGAGAATAACAATCATGCTACGTCACTTACGATAAATGTTAGATGCGAAAGAAGATCTGTATCGCCGCATATAACAAGTGGAGTTTCTCAAAAACGAAGATCTTTATCCCCAAAATCACGAAGTAGTAGAAAAAGATCACCGAGAAGATCTCCACGGAGATCACCGTTAAGGCAAATAAAAAAGTCACAGAGAGAATTAACTAAATATAAATCTCCTGTAAGAAGATCTCCACATAGAAAATTATCACCAAGAATAAGATCACCCAGATTGTCGCCTCATTCCAGATCTCCAAAATTATTAAGATCTAGATCGCCAAGGATATTATCACGTTCAAGATCTCCTCCTAGGACAATTCGTTCTCCTAAAATAACATCGAGATCGCCTAGATTGACACGATCCCGATCACCAATTAAATTGTCATCTCAATCAAGATCACGTTCAAAATCTACTTCACCACGTCGATTATCTCCATCAAAGAGAATATCACCACGATCTCGTTCACCAGGATTTTCTCCTCGTAGAGGATCACCTCGTAGAATGTCACCGCCAAAAATTTCACCAAGAAGATCGCCATGGTCATCTCCTAGAAATTCTCCACGCCTTTCGCCAAGGCGAAGGAGATCACCTAAAGTATCGCCAAAAGAATTAACAAGAAAGCATGGGGGTACGTGCTCAGTGAGCCCTGATAATACATTAAATTCTTTATACATTAGAGAATCACCTCCTATGCATAAACGAAGATTGTCACCTGAATCttatagagaaaaaacaaaacagaaagaggaaaattctGATAAGATTGATTTAAGTGATGTTAAAGAAACGATTGATAATACAGTAAGTGATCCAATTTTGGAAGCACGAAGGAAAAAGTTTGAATCTACAAGACCAATAGATCCTGTACTTGCtaataaaaagatcaaattaAGTAATGCTAATAAAAAGACAGAAGTTTTAGATAGAACTCAAACGATCagcacaaaaaaaattaataagttaaCAGACGATGATCATAAtgttagagatagagatatatgtTTGGATACAACTTATGAATTTGAAGAATTAGGTGAtacaatggaaaataattctcCATTACCTATTAGCAGTTCGATCAATTCCTGTATAAATGTGGAATCTtcaaagacagagaaagagaagtcatctaagaagaagaaaaaacgtgaTAAGGAAATATATCAAgttggaaaattaaaaagtgaaTTGCCTCTGTCTGAACGTattggaaaagataaaaaatgtaagaaaaggaaggatatTATTGCAGAAGTTCAAAATGAGGACGTAGATGCTATATTTGAAGATATTGCTGTAGACGAAGAGGGTGACTTAAGAGCTGAACTTAGTAGAAGACGTGCTGAACGATTAAACAGATCTGTACCAATTCAATCAGCAAGACTTGTACAATCAGCTTTCAAAGGAGTTGTTAATGA AGTTGTGAAAAATAATGCAAAAGTAAATCAGAGGCATGTAATCAAAAACGATGAGAAag ttAATCAAAAGGACGTCAGACGAGTTACTGTTGTTAGATCAGTTTCCGAATTACATGATTCCGGAG ATGAAAGCAATCTTGATTCAAAGGTCCCTGTACGTTTCAGGCTAGGccttaataaacaaattcaagacacaagagaaacaaaatcaCGGAAAACCTCAAAAAGACAGAATCGCAAG GAATAA